The following proteins are co-located in the Paroedura picta isolate Pp20150507F chromosome 18, Ppicta_v3.0, whole genome shotgun sequence genome:
- the STOML1 gene encoding stomatin-like protein 1 isoform X3, with protein sequence MFSRSGYQAVPLGDYNRFQQSSIWLNAAQRGFFSAGSPYDPLDQVWTGTGAPQGLVSRLCHRVVIALVFLVTFLTFPISGWFVLKTVPIYERVIVFRLGRIRAPKGPGLVLLLPFIDQWHRVDLRTRAFSIPPCKLSSQDGALVSIGADVQFRVCDPVLSIMTVKDLNMATRMTAQNVMTKVLLKKYLREIQTEKLRIGNQLLLEINDVTKAWGLEVDRVELFLESVLQVPAEATAGASARMNPSFAVPGLDSAFQQLALHFFGKNLTAVGTDSKGPPKTVAGGNNALQEEVPSRSSPDASTHSLWAERKPLVGPSRDEIQMQEEHMELQSETGNSSPTNRTMVQDMQSNFDPEEFLLTVDEYLSESLVNQIRACYQFNVILPSGKQNIYFLDLSTGRGKAGHGRPDHPPDVVLEVAESDLGPLVSGELNPMNAYVSGRLRAQGDISKALKLETLFRAMN encoded by the exons ATGTTCAGCCGTTCTGGGTACCAAGCGGTGCCCCTGGGAGATTACAACCGTTTCCAACAATCCAGCATCTGGCTGAATGCGGCACAGAGAGGTTTCTTCTCAGCAGGGTCCCCGTACGACCCACTGGACCAAGTGTGGACCGGGACAG GTGCCCCCCAAGGGTTAGTCTCACGCCTCTGCCACAGGGTGGTCATTGCCTTGGTATTTCTGGTGACCTTCCTCACGTTCCCGATTTCTGGGTGGTTCGTCCTGAAG acgGTCCCGATTTATGAGCGAGTGATCGTGTTCCGTTTGGGGCGGATCCGAGCCCCCAAGGGGCCGGGCTTGGTCTTGCTCCTCCCCTTCATCGACCAATGGCATCGTGTGGATTTGAGGACCCGTGCCTTCAGCATTCCCCCCTGCAAG CTCTCCTCGCAAGACGGGGCTCTGGTGTCCATCGGGGCTGACGTCCAGTTCCGCGTTTGTGATCCGGTGCTTTCCATCATGACGGTGAAGGACCTCAACATGGCTACCCGGATGACCGCCCAGAACGTCATGACCAAGGTCCTGCTGAAGAAGTACCTCCGTGAGATCCAAACAGAGAAGCTTAGGATCGGCAACCAGCTCCTG CTGGAAATCAACGACGTCACCAAGGCGTGGGGCCTTGAGGTGGACCGGGTGGAATTGTTCCTGGAGTCCGTGCTGCAGGTCCCCGCGGAGGCGACCGCGGGAGCTTCTGCCAGGATGAACCCCAGTTTTGCGGTGCCCGGGCTAGACTCCGCCTTCCAACAGCTGGCCCTTCACTTCTTTGGAAAGAACTTAACCGCAGTGGGGACCGACTCCAAGGGACCTCCCAAGACAG TTGCAGGAGGTAATAATGCGTTGCAAGAAGAGGTCCCTTCCCGTTCTTCACCCGATGCCTCCACACATTCACTTTGGGCAGAAAGAAAGCCATTGGTCGGCCCTAGCCGGGATGAGATCCAAATGCAAG AGGAACATATGGAATTGCAGAGCGAAACCGGGAATTCTTCCCCCACGAACAGGACCATGGTCCAGGACATGCAGAGCAATTTTGACCCCGAAGAATTTCTGCTAACCGTGGACGAATACTTATCCGAGTCCTTAGTGAACCAGATCCGAGCTTGCTACCAGTTCAACGTTATACTGCCAAGCGGCAAGCAGAACATCTATTTCCTGGATCTCTCCACGG GCCGCGGGAAAGCAGGCCACGGACGGCCAGACCACCCTCCCGACGTGGTGCTGGAGGTGGCAGAGAGTGACCTGGGTCCCTTAGTCTCGGGTGAGCTCAACCCTATGAATGCTTACGTTTCTGGGAGGCTGCGGGCCCAAGGAGATATCTCCAAGGCCCTGAAGCTAGAAACACTCTTCCGGGCGATGAACTAG
- the STOML1 gene encoding stomatin-like protein 1 isoform X1 produces MERRGLPSRLSCPDDQFCGFCAVPSSGTPALWASGGTALGHLVPSLLALWRCPHDARPVPRHSRCVIVPRRGFGPLSRPTLNGLGKWQEDGLLANLAMDYAQQEHNGGSRLARCPPRVSLTPLPQGGHCLGISGDLPHVPDFWVVRPEGELTSLTWRTAGIPGELQPQPGGWQPYGSTFAPLPLQTVPIYERVIVFRLGRIRAPKGPGLVLLLPFIDQWHRVDLRTRAFSIPPCKLSSQDGALVSIGADVQFRVCDPVLSIMTVKDLNMATRMTAQNVMTKVLLKKYLREIQTEKLRIGNQLLLEINDVTKAWGLEVDRVELFLESVLQVPAEATAGASARMNPSFAVPGLDSAFQQLALHFFGKNLTAVGTDSKGPPKTVAGGNNALQEEVPSRSSPDASTHSLWAERKPLVGPSRDEIQMQEEHMELQSETGNSSPTNRTMVQDMQSNFDPEEFLLTVDEYLSESLVNQIRACYQFNVILPSGKQNIYFLDLSTGRGKAGHGRPDHPPDVVLEVAESDLGPLVSGELNPMNAYVSGRLRAQGDISKALKLETLFRAMN; encoded by the exons ATGGAACGCCGTGGGCTTCCGTCTCGGTTGAGTTGTCCAGACGACCAgttttgtgggttctgtgcagttcCGTCCTCTGGGACCCCGGCTCTCTGGGCGTCCGGTGGGACCGCTCTGGGGCACCTGGTTCCGTCCCTCCTGGCCCTCTGGCGATGCCCGCATGATGCACGCCCCGTCCCAAGACATAGCCGGTGTGTTATCGTACCCCGCCGTGGGTTTGGCCCGCTGAGCCGACCGACTTTGAACGGCTTAGGGAAGTGGCAGGAAGACGGGCTGCTGGCAAATTTGGCAATGGATTATGCGCAGCAAGAGCACAACGGCGGTTCACGACTGGCCAG GTGCCCCCCAAGGGTTAGTCTCACGCCTCTGCCACAGGGTGGTCATTGCCTTGGTATTTCTGGTGACCTTCCTCACGTTCCCGATTTCTGGGTGGTTCGTCCTGAAG gggaactgacctctctcacctggagaacagctggaatcccaggagagctccagccgcaacctggaggctggcaaccctacggctccacctttgctcccctccctctgcagacgGTCCCGATTTATGAGCGAGTGATCGTGTTCCGTTTGGGGCGGATCCGAGCCCCCAAGGGGCCGGGCTTGGTCTTGCTCCTCCCCTTCATCGACCAATGGCATCGTGTGGATTTGAGGACCCGTGCCTTCAGCATTCCCCCCTGCAAG CTCTCCTCGCAAGACGGGGCTCTGGTGTCCATCGGGGCTGACGTCCAGTTCCGCGTTTGTGATCCGGTGCTTTCCATCATGACGGTGAAGGACCTCAACATGGCTACCCGGATGACCGCCCAGAACGTCATGACCAAGGTCCTGCTGAAGAAGTACCTCCGTGAGATCCAAACAGAGAAGCTTAGGATCGGCAACCAGCTCCTG CTGGAAATCAACGACGTCACCAAGGCGTGGGGCCTTGAGGTGGACCGGGTGGAATTGTTCCTGGAGTCCGTGCTGCAGGTCCCCGCGGAGGCGACCGCGGGAGCTTCTGCCAGGATGAACCCCAGTTTTGCGGTGCCCGGGCTAGACTCCGCCTTCCAACAGCTGGCCCTTCACTTCTTTGGAAAGAACTTAACCGCAGTGGGGACCGACTCCAAGGGACCTCCCAAGACAG TTGCAGGAGGTAATAATGCGTTGCAAGAAGAGGTCCCTTCCCGTTCTTCACCCGATGCCTCCACACATTCACTTTGGGCAGAAAGAAAGCCATTGGTCGGCCCTAGCCGGGATGAGATCCAAATGCAAG AGGAACATATGGAATTGCAGAGCGAAACCGGGAATTCTTCCCCCACGAACAGGACCATGGTCCAGGACATGCAGAGCAATTTTGACCCCGAAGAATTTCTGCTAACCGTGGACGAATACTTATCCGAGTCCTTAGTGAACCAGATCCGAGCTTGCTACCAGTTCAACGTTATACTGCCAAGCGGCAAGCAGAACATCTATTTCCTGGATCTCTCCACGG GCCGCGGGAAAGCAGGCCACGGACGGCCAGACCACCCTCCCGACGTGGTGCTGGAGGTGGCAGAGAGTGACCTGGGTCCCTTAGTCTCGGGTGAGCTCAACCCTATGAATGCTTACGTTTCTGGGAGGCTGCGGGCCCAAGGAGATATCTCCAAGGCCCTGAAGCTAGAAACACTCTTCCGGGCGATGAACTAG
- the STOML1 gene encoding stomatin-like protein 1 isoform X5, whose amino-acid sequence MTVKDLNMATRMTAQNVMTKVLLKKYLREIQTEKLRIGNQLLLEINDVTKAWGLEVDRVELFLESVLQVPAEATAGASARMNPSFAVPGLDSAFQQLALHFFGKNLTAVGTDSKGPPKTVAGGNNALQEEVPSRSSPDASTHSLWAERKPLVGPSRDEIQMQEEHMELQSETGNSSPTNRTMVQDMQSNFDPEEFLLTVDEYLSESLVNQIRACYQFNVILPSGKQNIYFLDLSTGRGKAGHGRPDHPPDVVLEVAESDLGPLVSGELNPMNAYVSGRLRAQGDISKALKLETLFRAMN is encoded by the exons ATGACGGTGAAGGACCTCAACATGGCTACCCGGATGACCGCCCAGAACGTCATGACCAAGGTCCTGCTGAAGAAGTACCTCCGTGAGATCCAAACAGAGAAGCTTAGGATCGGCAACCAGCTCCTG CTGGAAATCAACGACGTCACCAAGGCGTGGGGCCTTGAGGTGGACCGGGTGGAATTGTTCCTGGAGTCCGTGCTGCAGGTCCCCGCGGAGGCGACCGCGGGAGCTTCTGCCAGGATGAACCCCAGTTTTGCGGTGCCCGGGCTAGACTCCGCCTTCCAACAGCTGGCCCTTCACTTCTTTGGAAAGAACTTAACCGCAGTGGGGACCGACTCCAAGGGACCTCCCAAGACAG TTGCAGGAGGTAATAATGCGTTGCAAGAAGAGGTCCCTTCCCGTTCTTCACCCGATGCCTCCACACATTCACTTTGGGCAGAAAGAAAGCCATTGGTCGGCCCTAGCCGGGATGAGATCCAAATGCAAG AGGAACATATGGAATTGCAGAGCGAAACCGGGAATTCTTCCCCCACGAACAGGACCATGGTCCAGGACATGCAGAGCAATTTTGACCCCGAAGAATTTCTGCTAACCGTGGACGAATACTTATCCGAGTCCTTAGTGAACCAGATCCGAGCTTGCTACCAGTTCAACGTTATACTGCCAAGCGGCAAGCAGAACATCTATTTCCTGGATCTCTCCACGG GCCGCGGGAAAGCAGGCCACGGACGGCCAGACCACCCTCCCGACGTGGTGCTGGAGGTGGCAGAGAGTGACCTGGGTCCCTTAGTCTCGGGTGAGCTCAACCCTATGAATGCTTACGTTTCTGGGAGGCTGCGGGCCCAAGGAGATATCTCCAAGGCCCTGAAGCTAGAAACACTCTTCCGGGCGATGAACTAG
- the LOC143827707 gene encoding protein PML-like → MRAGGTEEARKEGGRVKAKAPRSQGREGKGWAGPAASSPGEPPSSPTAERKAASGAAMAQEEPSGASPASAEQPEVDEEFQFLLCENCRQEAGCPKLLPCLHNVCSECLQETKPMNCCPICQAPHSQAEGAAVQDNLLFSNLRAKLSVFQTIKGGQDLVCNNCKKEGAYWCSDCQEFLCPGCFESHQRYLKRENHEARAVKDIKAESSKAFLTEFKNVAAMFCSNAEHKMQNLSIYCKACERSMCCVCAVLDSQHNGHHCHIREEIQRRQQELERMSTELKEKKTSYDQTCSNLRELVKNMVEMRDETQELIQQRVAEILQLVRERGERLLASVKEQHQRQVRDTEDKLHHVEKVVQRMESGKQLVEKMHLYASDQEVMDMYPFIRESLEELKKKEPPAVETQIPKGNFTMVKTRLQALYDRMTKKKDAAPVPAKVAPDQEPVEKMPVKRKSVQVGNSPQTPTKVIKMEPDDSEWKRATGQADPEQPGTSSGTCPSGNGDCIWMGEDTEIISEHWFPVSSSESDTDAPICVNSHSGDESSNDVEPVGFIRQEDSSSESVQEDIWRNTFQPLKPLFSGQGSLVFFDLQVLPGRILHLVAVVDESSCFSVMIQPLLSLPQGEVEGGLCEIGLEVFLRYLLSLHQPILVGYDLWSMNFPVLASYLKAIKKEEAFKSAVFGFLDAALLIKERIAHLPSYSLKSLDNIYLWGQLDGSQPIDCAKTVKDLCTVLDVNPGTERRPLTSYSSLQSYNSLQPLLTTGLLSRSTAQALALRGVCLAVLLSVHKRDPAGGLRKFARYLNSLRCHGGEKIRQLSRAGAYFEGLPSMKCSCH, encoded by the exons ATGCGCGCAGGAGGGACGGAGGAagcgaggaaggagggagggagagtaaaAGCGAAAGCGCCTCgcagccagggaagggaagggaagggctgggcAGGGCCAGCCGCTTCCAGCCCCGGGGAACCTCCTTCCAGTCCCACGGCCGAGCGGAAGGCGGCGAGCGGAGCAGCCATGGCGCAGGAGGAGCCTTCTGGAGCGAGCCCCGCGTCTGCCGAGCAGCCG GAAGTGGACGAAGAATTCCAGTTCTTGTTGTGCGAGAACTGTCGTCAGGAAGCCGGCTGTCCCAAGCTCTTGCCGTGCCTCCACAACGTCTGCAGCGAATGCCTCCAAGAAACCAAGCCCATGAATTGCTGCCCCATCTGCCAGGCCCCGCACTCGCAGGCGGAGGGGGCCGCCGTCCAGGACAACCTGCTGTTCTCCAACCTCCGGGCCAAGCTGAGCGTCTTCCAGACGATCAAGGGCGGCCAGGACCTGGTCTGCAACAACTGCAAGAAGGAGGGAGCCTACTGGTGCTCGGACTGCCAGGAGTTCCTCTGCCCCGGGTGCTTCGAGAGCCACCAGAGGTACCTCAAGAGGGAGAACCACGAGGCGCGGGCCGTGAAGGACATCAAGGCCGAGTCGAGCAAGGCGTTCCTGACCGAGTTTAAGAACGTCGCCGCCATGTTCTGCTCCAACGCGGAGCACAAAATGCAAAATCTAAG CATCTACTGCAAGGCCTGCGAGCGCTCCATGTGCTGTGTGTGCGCGGTCCTGGACTCCCAGCACAACGGGCACCACTGCCACATCCGCGAGGAGATCCAGCGGCGCCAGCAGGAGCTGGAGCGCATGAGCACGgagctgaaggagaagaagacatCCTACGACCAGACCTGCAGCAACCTGCGGGAGCTGGTCAAAAACATGGTGGAGATGAGGGACGAGACCCAAGAGCTGATCCAGCAGAGGGTGGCCGAGATCCTGCAGCTGGTGCGGGAGCGAGGGGAGCGGCTGCTGGCCTCCGTGAAAGAGCAGCACCAGCGCCAAGTCCGGGACACGGAGGACAAGCTCCACCACGTGGAGAAGGTGGTCCAGCGGATGGAGTCCGGCAAGCAGCTGGTGGAGAAGATGCACCTCTACGCCTCCGACCAGGAGGTCATGGACATGTACCCGTTCATCCGGGAGTCCCTGGAggagctgaagaagaaggagCCCCCCGCGGTGGAGACCCAGATCCCCAAGGGAAACTTCACCATGGTGAAGACCCGGCTCCAGGCCTTGTATGACCGGATGACGAAGAAGAAAG ATGCGGCTCCAGTTCCCGCCAAAGTAGCACCCGACCAG GAACCTGTCGAGAAGATGCCAGTCAAGAGGAAGAGCGTGCAAGTGGGAAACTCCCCTCAGACCCCCACAAAAGTTATTAAAATGGAACCGGACGACAGTGAGTGGAAACGGGCAACCGGACAGGCGGATCCGGAGCAGCCTGGAACCAGTTCTGGGACCTGTCCGTCGGGGAACGGAGactgcatttggatgggagaagatACCGAAATAATCTCCGAACACTGGTTCCCCGTTTCGTCCTCTGAGTCTGATACAG ATGCCCCAATTTGTGTGAACAGTCACAGCGGGGATGAAAGCAGCAACGATGTCGAACCGGTG GGCTTCATCCGGCAAGAGGACAGCAGCTCAGAGAGCGTGCAGGAAGACATCTGGAGAAATACCTTCCAGCCCCTCAAACCGCTTTTCTCGGGGCAAGGATCGCTGGTGTTTTTCGACCTGCAGGTTTTAC CCGGACGGATCCTCCACCTCGTAGCCGTCGTGGACGAGTCCAGCTGCTTCTCCGTCATGATCCAGCCTCTGCTGTCCTTGCCTCAAGGAGAGGTGGAGGGAGGTCTCTGCGAGATCGGGCTGGAGGTCTTCCTCCGTTACCTCCTGAGCCTCCACCAGCCCATCCTGGTGGGCTACGACCTGTGGTCCATGAACTTCCCGGTCCTGGCGAGCTACCTGAAGGCCATCAAGAAGGAAGAGGCCTTCAAGTCGGCCGTTTTCGGTTTCTTAGACGCCGCGCTCCTCATTAAGGAGCGGATCGCCCACCTTCCTAGCTATTCCCTGAAGAGCCTAGATAACATCTACCTCTGGGGGCAGCTGGACGGTAGCCAGCCCATCGACTGCGCCAAGACCGTGAAAGACCTCTGCACCGTGTTGGATGTGAACCCCGGGACGGAGAGGCGACCGCTGACCAGCTATTCCAGCTTGCAGAGTTACAATTCCCTCCAGCCTCTCCTGACCACGGGGCTCCTAAGCCGCTCCACCGCCCAGGCCTTGGCGCTGCGCGGCGTCTGCCTAGCCGTTCTGCTCTCCGTGCACAAAAGGGACCCGGCGGGCGGGTTGCGAAAATTTGCCCGGTACCTGAACTCCTTGCGGTGCCACGGCGGGGAAAAGATCCGGCAGCTGAGCAGGGCCGGGGCATATTTTGAAGGTCTCCCCTCCATGAAATGTTCCTGCCATTAA
- the PML gene encoding protein PML yields MQEMEQEFDFLCCEKCQREAQNPKLLACLHTLCSQCLHESKPISHCPVCQVPVRRSLDNVLFTHLQANLSIYRKIAACEDLPCARCKEVAEFWCPECKEFICRGCYEAHQWFLKQKSHEVQKIEEVRGDTATRFLAGARKSCTLFCPNPTHSNQGQISSIYCRECRKPLCCSCGLLDSGHSRFYCDISVEIQQRKEELSRMSEDLREKEQRYEQSLGDLRQRAEQMEAVRNETRAQIEEKVEEMVRDIRRSGDRLLEEVDRQLQKERQDAQAKLRTAEQALRRMEAGKRLVEAMASFASDQEVIDMHPFIKDSLDELKTEQVPVAGLRVPTRNFVEVKDQLQTLCRRVMGTKDPPSASNTPSSSAGLNAGAPCNETSRPKAHGTPTPTYTLSIEKGPHGFIPSISTPRKRPVNFCEKFIQVSPKMPKHECSESQDGETSTRHLQDTATGSPCAHERTQGRDQKVAADSGDADQSPREICESEAASIVISSSEDTDVDTM; encoded by the exons ATGCAG GAAATGGAGCAAGAATTCGACTTCCTGTGCTGTGAGAAGTGCCAGAGGGAAGCCCAGAACCCCAAACTCCTCGCCTGCCTCCACACCCTTTGCTCCCAATGTCTCCACGAATCCAAGCCCATCAGCCACTGCCCGGTCTGCCAGGTCCCTGTACGCCGTTCCCTGGACAACGTCCTCTTCACGCACCTGCAGGCCAACCTGAGCATCTACCGGAAGATAGCGGCCTGCGAGGACTTGCCGTGTGCCCGTTGCAAGGAGGTTGCCGAATTCTGGTGCCCCGAATGCAAGGAGTTCATCTGCCGGGGGTGCTACGAGGCCCACCAGTGGTTCTTGAAGCAGAAGAGCCACGAGGTCCAGAAAATTGAGGAGGTCAGGGGAGACACCGCCACCAGGTTCCTGGCCGGAGCGCGGAAGTCCTGCACCCTCTTCTGCCCCAATCCGACCCACTCTAACCAGGGTCAGATTTCAAG CATTTATTGCCGCGAGTGCCGCAAGCCGCTATGCTGCTCCTGCGGCCTGCTGGACAGCGGGCACTCCCGGTTCTACTGCGACATCAGCGTGGAGATCCAGCAGAGGAAGGAAGAGCTGAGCCGGATGAGCGAGGACCTCCGGGAGAAGGAGCAGCGCTACGAGCAGAGCCTGGGCGACCTCCGGCAGAGGGCGGAGCAGATGGAGGCGGTGCGGAACGAGACCCGGGCCCAGATCGAGGAGAAGGTGGAGGAGATGGTCCGGGATATCCGGCGGAGCGGCGACCGGCTCTTGGAGGAAGTGGACCGGCAGCTCCAGAAGGAGCGCCAGGACGCCCAGGCGAAGCTGCGGACCGCGGAGCAGGCGCTCCGCCGGATGGAGGCCGGCAAGCGGCTGGTGGAGGCCATGGCCAGCTTTGCCTCTGACCAGGAGGTGATAGACATGCACCCTTTCATCAAGGACTCTCTGGACGAGCTCAAGACGGAGCAGGTGCCGGTGGCGGGGCTGAGGGTCCCGACGAGGAACTTCGTGGAGGTCAAAGACCAGCTCCAGACTCTCTGCAGGAGAGTGATGGGGACGAAAG ATCCTCCTTCTGCCAGCAACACACCGTCGTCTTCTGCTGGGCTCAACGCG GGAGCGCCGTGTAATGAGACCAGCCGCCCCAAGGCCCATGGGACTCCGACGCCCACGTATACCCTCAGCATCGAAAAGGGTCCTCATGGATTT ATCCCGTCCATCAGCACCCCGAGGAAGCGTCCTGTGAACTTCTGCGAGAAATTCATCCAGGTGTCTCCCAAGATGCCAAAACACGAATGCAGCGAGAGCCAGGATGGGGAAACCTCCACCAGACACCTCCAGGATACGGCGACTGGCTCTCCGTGTGCCCACGAGAGGACCCAGGGGAGAGACCAGAAGGTGGCCGCTGACTCGGGCGACGCGGACCAATCTCCCCGGGAGATCTGTGAATCag AGGCTGCCAGTATAGTGATCAGCAGTTCAGAGGACACCGACGTGGACACCATG TGA
- the STOML1 gene encoding stomatin-like protein 1 isoform X2 encodes MERRGLPSRLSCPDDQFCGFCAVPSSGTPALWASGGTALGHLVPSLLALWRCPHDARPVPRHSRCVIVPRRGFGPLSRPTLNGLGKWQEDGLLANLAMDYAQQEHNGGSRLARCPPRVSLTPLPQGGHCLGISGDLPHVPDFWVVRPEGELTSLTWRTAGIPGELQPQPGGWQPYGSTFAPLPLQTVPIYERVIVFRLGRIRAPKGPGLVLLLPFIDQWHRVDLRTRAFSIPPCKLSSQDGALVSIGADVQFRVCDPVLSIMTVKDLNMATRMTAQNVMTKVLLKKYLREIQTEKLRIGNQLLLEINDVTKAWGLEVDRVELFLESVLQVPAEATAGASARMNPSFAVPGLDSAFQQLALHFFGKNLTAVGTDSKGPPKTGGNNALQEEVPSRSSPDASTHSLWAERKPLVGPSRDEIQMQEEHMELQSETGNSSPTNRTMVQDMQSNFDPEEFLLTVDEYLSESLVNQIRACYQFNVILPSGKQNIYFLDLSTGRGKAGHGRPDHPPDVVLEVAESDLGPLVSGELNPMNAYVSGRLRAQGDISKALKLETLFRAMN; translated from the exons ATGGAACGCCGTGGGCTTCCGTCTCGGTTGAGTTGTCCAGACGACCAgttttgtgggttctgtgcagttcCGTCCTCTGGGACCCCGGCTCTCTGGGCGTCCGGTGGGACCGCTCTGGGGCACCTGGTTCCGTCCCTCCTGGCCCTCTGGCGATGCCCGCATGATGCACGCCCCGTCCCAAGACATAGCCGGTGTGTTATCGTACCCCGCCGTGGGTTTGGCCCGCTGAGCCGACCGACTTTGAACGGCTTAGGGAAGTGGCAGGAAGACGGGCTGCTGGCAAATTTGGCAATGGATTATGCGCAGCAAGAGCACAACGGCGGTTCACGACTGGCCAG GTGCCCCCCAAGGGTTAGTCTCACGCCTCTGCCACAGGGTGGTCATTGCCTTGGTATTTCTGGTGACCTTCCTCACGTTCCCGATTTCTGGGTGGTTCGTCCTGAAG gggaactgacctctctcacctggagaacagctggaatcccaggagagctccagccgcaacctggaggctggcaaccctacggctccacctttgctcccctccctctgcagacgGTCCCGATTTATGAGCGAGTGATCGTGTTCCGTTTGGGGCGGATCCGAGCCCCCAAGGGGCCGGGCTTGGTCTTGCTCCTCCCCTTCATCGACCAATGGCATCGTGTGGATTTGAGGACCCGTGCCTTCAGCATTCCCCCCTGCAAG CTCTCCTCGCAAGACGGGGCTCTGGTGTCCATCGGGGCTGACGTCCAGTTCCGCGTTTGTGATCCGGTGCTTTCCATCATGACGGTGAAGGACCTCAACATGGCTACCCGGATGACCGCCCAGAACGTCATGACCAAGGTCCTGCTGAAGAAGTACCTCCGTGAGATCCAAACAGAGAAGCTTAGGATCGGCAACCAGCTCCTG CTGGAAATCAACGACGTCACCAAGGCGTGGGGCCTTGAGGTGGACCGGGTGGAATTGTTCCTGGAGTCCGTGCTGCAGGTCCCCGCGGAGGCGACCGCGGGAGCTTCTGCCAGGATGAACCCCAGTTTTGCGGTGCCCGGGCTAGACTCCGCCTTCCAACAGCTGGCCCTTCACTTCTTTGGAAAGAACTTAACCGCAGTGGGGACCGACTCCAAGGGACCTCCCAAGACAG GAGGTAATAATGCGTTGCAAGAAGAGGTCCCTTCCCGTTCTTCACCCGATGCCTCCACACATTCACTTTGGGCAGAAAGAAAGCCATTGGTCGGCCCTAGCCGGGATGAGATCCAAATGCAAG AGGAACATATGGAATTGCAGAGCGAAACCGGGAATTCTTCCCCCACGAACAGGACCATGGTCCAGGACATGCAGAGCAATTTTGACCCCGAAGAATTTCTGCTAACCGTGGACGAATACTTATCCGAGTCCTTAGTGAACCAGATCCGAGCTTGCTACCAGTTCAACGTTATACTGCCAAGCGGCAAGCAGAACATCTATTTCCTGGATCTCTCCACGG GCCGCGGGAAAGCAGGCCACGGACGGCCAGACCACCCTCCCGACGTGGTGCTGGAGGTGGCAGAGAGTGACCTGGGTCCCTTAGTCTCGGGTGAGCTCAACCCTATGAATGCTTACGTTTCTGGGAGGCTGCGGGCCCAAGGAGATATCTCCAAGGCCCTGAAGCTAGAAACACTCTTCCGGGCGATGAACTAG
- the STOML1 gene encoding stomatin-like protein 1 isoform X4, with the protein MRSKSTTAVHDWPGAPQGLVSRLCHRVVIALVFLVTFLTFPISGWFVLKTVPIYERVIVFRLGRIRAPKGPGLVLLLPFIDQWHRVDLRTRAFSIPPCKLSSQDGALVSIGADVQFRVCDPVLSIMTVKDLNMATRMTAQNVMTKVLLKKYLREIQTEKLRIGNQLLLEINDVTKAWGLEVDRVELFLESVLQVPAEATAGASARMNPSFAVPGLDSAFQQLALHFFGKNLTAVGTDSKGPPKTVAGGNNALQEEVPSRSSPDASTHSLWAERKPLVGPSRDEIQMQEEHMELQSETGNSSPTNRTMVQDMQSNFDPEEFLLTVDEYLSESLVNQIRACYQFNVILPSGKQNIYFLDLSTGRGKAGHGRPDHPPDVVLEVAESDLGPLVSGELNPMNAYVSGRLRAQGDISKALKLETLFRAMN; encoded by the exons ATGCGCAGCAAGAGCACAACGGCGGTTCACGACTGGCCAG GTGCCCCCCAAGGGTTAGTCTCACGCCTCTGCCACAGGGTGGTCATTGCCTTGGTATTTCTGGTGACCTTCCTCACGTTCCCGATTTCTGGGTGGTTCGTCCTGAAG acgGTCCCGATTTATGAGCGAGTGATCGTGTTCCGTTTGGGGCGGATCCGAGCCCCCAAGGGGCCGGGCTTGGTCTTGCTCCTCCCCTTCATCGACCAATGGCATCGTGTGGATTTGAGGACCCGTGCCTTCAGCATTCCCCCCTGCAAG CTCTCCTCGCAAGACGGGGCTCTGGTGTCCATCGGGGCTGACGTCCAGTTCCGCGTTTGTGATCCGGTGCTTTCCATCATGACGGTGAAGGACCTCAACATGGCTACCCGGATGACCGCCCAGAACGTCATGACCAAGGTCCTGCTGAAGAAGTACCTCCGTGAGATCCAAACAGAGAAGCTTAGGATCGGCAACCAGCTCCTG CTGGAAATCAACGACGTCACCAAGGCGTGGGGCCTTGAGGTGGACCGGGTGGAATTGTTCCTGGAGTCCGTGCTGCAGGTCCCCGCGGAGGCGACCGCGGGAGCTTCTGCCAGGATGAACCCCAGTTTTGCGGTGCCCGGGCTAGACTCCGCCTTCCAACAGCTGGCCCTTCACTTCTTTGGAAAGAACTTAACCGCAGTGGGGACCGACTCCAAGGGACCTCCCAAGACAG TTGCAGGAGGTAATAATGCGTTGCAAGAAGAGGTCCCTTCCCGTTCTTCACCCGATGCCTCCACACATTCACTTTGGGCAGAAAGAAAGCCATTGGTCGGCCCTAGCCGGGATGAGATCCAAATGCAAG AGGAACATATGGAATTGCAGAGCGAAACCGGGAATTCTTCCCCCACGAACAGGACCATGGTCCAGGACATGCAGAGCAATTTTGACCCCGAAGAATTTCTGCTAACCGTGGACGAATACTTATCCGAGTCCTTAGTGAACCAGATCCGAGCTTGCTACCAGTTCAACGTTATACTGCCAAGCGGCAAGCAGAACATCTATTTCCTGGATCTCTCCACGG GCCGCGGGAAAGCAGGCCACGGACGGCCAGACCACCCTCCCGACGTGGTGCTGGAGGTGGCAGAGAGTGACCTGGGTCCCTTAGTCTCGGGTGAGCTCAACCCTATGAATGCTTACGTTTCTGGGAGGCTGCGGGCCCAAGGAGATATCTCCAAGGCCCTGAAGCTAGAAACACTCTTCCGGGCGATGAACTAG